GGAGTTGTGCACTGGTGTATGTGGTTTGGGTTCGGGTTTGGGTCGGCAGTGTGCCAGCCGTACGTCCATGGGCAAAGAAGGCCGTGTCGGTTCTTCTTTTACTATGGACTATGAAGCCGTGGAGTACAGAGTGTTTTCTCAAAATTCCAATTACAATGTTCTCTCTAGAtcatctcttcttttctctcaccCCTTATGTAATCTCAtacaagaagaaaataataggGGAAAATAAATCTCAtccatgaaaaaaataattgagcaACGAAATACAAATCTAGCCAAATCTAATTTTGATATGCTAGATCTCGCTTAGAAATATTTTGTTACTTTCTATAGTCAATTACGCGGCTTACCACATCGATTGTCTATGGCTTCTGCTCTCTTCAGCCTATGCTCTCTTCAGCCTATTCAACTGCAGTTGGCTGTCTACAATGCTGCAATCAACTATCTAGATTTTTCTTGTTGCCTTCAAGTCTTGAGGTGAGAATTCGAGCCACACTCGACATTTTCAAAGAATGGGGTTGAAACATCCATTGCAGAGGTACACCCGGTCGTGCATCGAATTCTTACATGGACATGCTCCAACATATTTGGTATCGGTAATAAGTAACTGTCGAAATGCAATCAAGTTTCGAAAGTGGATTTTTAGAGTCATGATGGAacgtaaataaaaaaaaggttcaTATGCCTGAATATTTAGGACCGTTCCGGTACCCAAAACCCGATCGTTCCTCTGAGGCAACTGAAGTGCCATGGCATTGAAGAAGTGGGACTGTATATGCCATTTTTTGCATGCTTTTCTTGGGAAACACTCCTAAACAACTTGAAATACTCACGTTGTTCAATTTCCTGGCCGTCACGTTTGACTCTAAACAACTCTTTGTTAATACCAACAAGACATATTTAAATAAGCAATTCAGTTTACCTTAAGGCTAAGCTCACTTTCAAAGAAAATGTCAAGAACCGTCACTCACTTGGATTCCATGTCCGCCCCTCATGTGGCCCTCCTCCCGAGCTCCGGGATGGGACACCTGATGCCATTCCTTCGACTAGCCGCCGCGCTTCTAGCCAAGGAAGTCCGTGTCATGCTCATCACTGCCCACCCCATGGTCTCGGAGGCTGAGAATGAGGCCCTGTCTAGCTTCTTGTCAGCATTTGATAAGGTCACCTCAGAGCGGCTGGACCTCCTTCGGATTGACCCCGAGCAGTCCATGGCCACTGATGACCCATTCTACCGCCACATTGATCTCATCCGCTGCTCTTCTCATCTCCTCTCTCCGCTCCTTTCCTCAGCATCGCCGCCCCTTTCAGCCATCATGACGGACATGAGCTTGGTCTCTGCTGTTCTTCCCGTGACCAGGGCACTCGCGATCCCAAATTATGTCTTGTTCACATCATCTGCTAGGATGTTGACGCTCTTCGTATCGAGCCACAGGATATTCAACTGGAAAGTTATGGCAGAAGAGACGGATGAGGTTCAGATACCGGGTCAAGAACCGATGCCCATCAGGTGGATTCCTTCATCCTTCCTCCAAGACGAGAACGACTTCTTGCGAAACTACCTCGTCGAGAATGGAAGGAGTATGATGGAATCCGAGGGGATACTGATCAACACGTTTGAGGATTTTGAGCACGATACACTAAAGGCACTGAATGATGGGAAAGTCATAAGCACATTGCCTCAGTTGATACCCATTGGGCCATTGCCTCCATTGGATCACGAGACTGGGATTGGATTGGCATGGCTCGATGATCAACTTTCCCAATCCGTAGTGTATGTGAGTTTCGGAAGCAGAACAGCCATCTCGAGGAATCAGATGAGGGAGCTGGGGGAAGGGCTATTGAGCAGCGGCTTCAGGTTCCTCTGGGTCGTGAAAGATAAGAAAGTTGATCGAGACGATGGAGAAGAGCTGGACATGGTGGTAGGGCGAGAATTAATGACAAGGTTGCGCGAGAGAGGGTTAGTCATGAAGAGTTGGGTGGCCCAGAATGAGATACTGAGGCACCACGCAATCGGTGGATTCGTGACTCACTGTGGGTGGAACTCGATCGTGGAGGCGATTTGGAATGGAGTGCCCATTCTAGCTTGGCCTCAGCACGGAGACCAGAAGATAAACTCGAGTCTCGTGTTGAGAAGCGGAATCGGGATATGGGAAGAGAGATGGGGATGGCCAATTACAGAGCCTGCAGTGAAAGCGGAGAAAATTGCCGCAAGGATCAAGGAGATGATGTGCAATGAACTGTTGAGATCACGAGCACGGGCCATGAAAGAAGCAGCTAGGAATGCTATCGCTATCGACGGAAGTTCGACCAAGGGATTGATGGAACTCATTGGCTTGTGGAAGAACGAGGGAACGTGAACTCTATGTAAACTATGTAAGCTCAAAGTCCGTAAATGTGAAAAATAAGCCCGTAACTTACTCCAGGAAATAAGTCCGTAATTTATTCCATGAAACTGAATCTGACAGGGTATATCAGGCTATCCTTACCGGATTGAACAGAGACAACTTGCGACGAACACCCGGGCATCTCAAGAAACACGCACAGAGACAGTTGATTAATATTCTTATTTCCGATGTTATTCAGATGAACTACTCTCAGCTCTTGGAAGAAGAAACCGAAAAAAGACAATGAAGAAACACAAAAGGAAATCTCTGGAAAATAATATCCAACTATTCAGCTGTGAGAGAACTTTTTGAAATGATATCGAACGACATCCCGTTCTTCTGGAGCCTTTCTTGAAGATCCGTGGGGCCAAAAACAATCCCAGGGGGAAAAATCCCTCCCCCTGGCAAGTTCTCACGCTGGCTGAGAAGAATGAGGCCGCACTGAAGCAAAATTATCGGCGTGGTCAAATACCCGATTTCGGGTCCCATTACTCGTGTTATTATCTCCGTGTCAGGTTTTCTGTTACTCTCTGAAGCAAGGTCTCTATTGCTGTATCCTTGACCAATAAACCACATCTTGAAGGATGCACTGCTCACCTCGTCCTCAGAGGGGCCTGCCTTTCTAAACCAACCCAGGCTGAAAACTGAAGGGAATTTCAGCAGAAGCCATCTCCCAAAAGCCGTTCTCCCTAAAATACCGATGAATATCCCGACTGTGCTAATCCGAAGTATGCCCAGCAGGGATTTCACGCCAATCTTCACCCCAAAATGTGCGGGCTTCACAGTGGACCAGAAGTCTTTTCTCCTATTCCTGTGTTCGGAGCTCTCCTTTGCCCCAGGAAGACCCTGGGGGTTCTCGATCAAGATAGAGAGTGTTCTGCGAACGACGACAGAATCTGCTGAGGGGAGCTTGACTGCCCAAAGCCCAATCTTCTGCTGATGCTCTATCGTTGGGCCTTTTGGAGGAGGTGGTCCTGGAATCTGCAACTGAAGGGTATAAGTAATAGTAAGAATTTACTCCAAGTAAAATGGCAAATGAATGTTCATACCACAGGCCGAGCTCTTCTAGGTCGGGATCTCCTCAACTCTTGCAATTTATCCACATTTGCCACGCCAAGCACTGCAGACTCAAAGGTCCCAAAATTTCCCACTATTTTCTTGTCAGACTCCAAGCTCAGGTATGCTTCAACCCTGTTCACAACGGCTGGTTCTCCCCACTGCCTTGAGTTGAACATCAAGCCTAATTCTGCTGGAACTGAATCAAAACCACAGGCTGAAATAACCAGAGAACTGGTCTGGACTGCCTTTTCGTGGTACTTTGCCTCCATTTGCTCCATGAATTCAGGCTCCCCACATATATCCAAGTAATCACAGCTGCAATCAGATATcagaattttaaaaacaaatacGATGACCGCTCAAGTTTTGACTGGCAATTAATCACGTACAAGTAATCACTGATGAAGTAATCATGAGCCACTTTCATTAGACTGTTTTCCCCATTGAAGGGCAGAAGGATGAGTCCATTATCACGACTAACGAACCATTACGGGCATCTCCCAATGGCTCCCTTCTTAAAGTGGTCGCTGTTTTACAACCTTAAAGTTAATTTCACAAGCAAGATCATTCGTCAAACATGTATCTATAGAAGGGCATTTCTTGCAGGTTTAAGCTGCACAATCAAAAATCAGATTATTATCATAGTAAGAGCACAAGGAATGTGCGCATCGAGAAAACGAGAGAGTTTCCTTTAAAATACTTAACCATCTCGATATCGAGCTAACCAAACCTTTGTCTCCTCAATCACCCAAATCTTAATCACTTCGATCAGATAACCAATACCTGAAAGCGATTTATATCTTATGttgaaaaagaatatacaCAGTCAAATTCAATCACTTTAATAATTCTGAATGCGTcaataaaatatgcaattcgCTGACACAAACATTACTATAAGTAAATGGCGCAATAGCCGAAATCTGCACACATCCAAGATAGGTGATAGGAAATGGATCTTCTCCGAAATTCCCACCGCAATAAGTTTAGAGCGGGAACTTCCGACAATCGGGATTGGGCAGGTTTCACGACACGATGCATATGCGGACAATTTTGCTTGGTCTGACTGTGATTTCCTATCTTGAACTGGGGACACGTTGTACTGTAAATGCTTTCACAATTCAAGAGAAACCGGGGAAGTGTTCTTGACAAGAAATCGCCAGCAAATATACAGTTTTCaactaaaagaaattaaagtaaTCGAACTTCGTACCCCGTCTCGACGCAGGCAGCAACGACCGGCTCACCGTAGAGCCGAAATGGGCCGACGCAGTCGAGGATAAGCTTCGTCTGGGAGCAGAGCCGGCGGAGGGATTCGGGGTCAGTGACCTCGGCCGTCAGGATGGCTATCCCCGGCGGAGGAGGGCCGGGGCGGGCTGCCCACTCAAGGGCACCGGTCAGCTTCGCGGGGCTGCGACCCGCCAGGCGAGGGACTTGAGAGGGGAGGAAGGGGCGTTGAGGAACTTGAGGGCCTCCCTCACCACGTATTTGCCCGTGAAACCGGAGGCTCCGAGTATTATCATGTCGAACGAGACAGGGGATTCCGCCATGGCTGAGCTGAGATTGACGACTTCGCGACTGAATGCTTCGAAGGTTCTCTCTTCCTCTGTGGTTTTCCTGGCGAAGTTTTTCTTGGAGTGCGTGCCGTGCGGATACGGAAGAGGGGAGAAGAAGACAGAGAGAATTAAATTCTGCACCCTAATGTTTATTTGTTGCTTCATTTTAGCCCAAGAGCTTGGACTGTTTTGCACATTTAGTAGTTTGAAGATTGTGATTGCACCTGAATACTATTGACCCCTACATTTTACAGGTCCATGACTTATTTCTCAAGGTTTAATTCTAGTTTCACTTTGCATAGAGTCGGCAAACACAAATCAGAAACGTCAATTGTAGGACCAATAGTAAATTAATTACTATTCGTTCAGTGACTGGAGTCAGTCTTGTCAACCCTCGTTCGATTTAGTCAAAGTGACTTTGGAAGGGTAATAGGATTTTCTTGGaaagaggaaaataaaaacttcGGGGGCAGTAGTTAATAATGTGGATTCTCCGTGATGCCAACATGCAGCATATAGGGTGAACTGATATGGCACCAACCGATACGATTGAATATGGTCACACTGAAGGACTACTAGAGCTTCTCTCCGTGTCTCCTGCTTAGTTTGCAGGTCTCCTAACTAATCAAAATTGAACACTTGAATTTAATAGAGAGAGATCTGAATCTGATGTTTTGAAGAGTCAGTGACAGATTCAGATATTCAAATCGGCAATGTTCCTCCCGCTTCTTTGTCTCTTGTCACTGCCCTTGTCAAAACCAAACCAGACAGACGTGCAGAAATAGCATTGAAAAGATTGCACGCTCTATTCTGTGGCCTCTTCTTGCTCGGAGAGCAGGCAATTATCACTTGAAAATATACTCGCAAAGATCTAACGAAGTAAGACATCCAAGAACATGACGCACCGGAGCAAAGGAGTAGCCAACAAAAGGAATTTCCAATTTCACAGAATTTTAGCAACcgactatatattatatgttacCCCTTTCAAGATATGCGAGGTATGCTAACCGATGGCAAGAACTGCATCAACTGAATGATCAATCAAACGGACATTTTACCTCGAAACTGCTCGACAATTCCATTAGAAAAATGCAGATCTGCAATATTTACAGCAGATTTTATGGTTTCTCCTGCAAAAACGAAGAGAATGATGAAGTAGTTGCATAAAAAATGCGTAGATTAAATTCTACGGGCCCCTTTTTGGCAGCTCAGCCTCTAATCGACTGGTTCCCTGGGTCCTCCTCAAACATCTTTCCTTAACAAACCAATCTCATTTGAGCTACTTCGTCCCACTTCTCTCCTCTACGCATACAAGATTGATATCAAGGCATGGAAGCTCGACTTCTCAGATCTTGAACACCCCACCCCCCTTGGAGCTCTCTCCCTATGGCCTCACCCTATCAGAGTTGCGGTAAACCTTGAGCAGAAATCTCATCCAATGCCAACCTAGTTATTATGTAAAACATAAGTCAAAATTTTTgtctttcaaaattttcccATAATGAATGATGATGGAcggtataaatatatatcataagcTTCTTAAATGTCGAACTTCTGTCAAATTaagacaatatatatatacatatatatatttgattacaagataataaatagggataatattataaatgtctaTACAATTACTTCATATAATTAAACATTATTTCttacatatttttaaatattaaataactcgatatatataaatctattTATAAACTTCTTATCTGTTAATAGGTGCAACATCGTAAGATAGATTATGTATTATGGTCAATTTatgaaataatttgaattcattaaaaataattcatacataaataaaaatatatatgtagactATTAATTAACATAAGGCATAATGttacataatttattttggtTATAATCAGTAAATGTATATTCTTTAACAAAAATCATTATAAAAGATCTAGTGAAAAATATCACTTCTCGCAAATGATGAATTAGCATAAAATTTCTTTACCTATtactaataatataatatcacTTATTTATCAATCTCGATATAAAAATATGCTTTTAAAATGACGAGATGAAAACgtctataaaaatttatttgtatatagTTCACTTTATGCCCAATTAATAGGACTAAATTGGTAATTTCATTAGTAATACCTAATtgaatatattgaatataattttctgatgatataataataaaaaaataagtaaaattaaagttaGCTTTGCttctaaattatttattagatGAGTGCCTTTTAAGTTTTGTTATTGAGAATAGTGATCATAAAACACACACAAAACTAGGAATAAAAAATTGTCATACAATGtaaacaaaaattataataaacaaaaagtataaatttaatatcttcaaaaattaaaatttcatcatatatgataattttttttttcataaattacaGACTAAAGtataaatgagaaaaatgtCATTAGATTCTAAATTGttttaattgaaatatatataagtcgGGTTTGAAGCTCATGTGGACATATTGTCCATAGGCATGTGCGAGACTATTTTTCCAACATCTAATCAAAATGATATCTTGGCTTAAGTATTCTTATTTATTGAGCAAAATTCCTGTAATACCTCGTATCTTCTAATCAATTCGTAAATTctaataattcatatttaaatttgtatatattataaattacatGTTAGTAAGGACAATAGTAACCAGTCCCCGTTAGGATCAGTTACATTTGTACTCGGTGTACAGTACACACTGATTTAGTCAAAACTTTGACCAAACGGAACACGAGACAAGGCAGGATTTAGGAAGAGGAGGCGCATTCTAGGATGTTGCTGCTAACCTGCGCCGCTACGCGAATTGCCCCGAAACTGTCCAACGCGTACACCAAAAGAGGAAGGCTTATGGGAATGGAGTCATGCTGAGATCTTCTTCCTCAGCAATCCTTCCTCTCTATCTAATTGAGTAATTGAGCAAATTCTCTTCCCCATCAGGCCATTCTCATCATCCACATAACATAAAAGAGAACTGCTCATAGGGAAAGACATGATTTCGAGGTTGGCAGCGACGTTGGTGGCGTTGGTCGTGGTGGCGGAGAGTGCAGTGGGCAGAGCGGCCCTCGTCAAGGTGGGTGGACCGCCTGGTTGGGTCCCGAACACCAATTACACCGACTGGGCGAGCCACCAGCAATTCCACGTCGGGGACTGGCTTAGTACGCTCACCTCAAAACTATCCCTCTCGCTCTCATTAAATTCTATACTGCAGCATGCTTAGTGACTTCCGAGTTCTTGACTGATTTACCAAGTACTtgtgatcgatgatttacCAGTTTGAAACGCGATGGTTTTCGGACAAAACATTTGATGAGCCTTTGAGGGTGAAGTTAAATAATTTTGTCGAAATTTGAGATTTAAAGGAGAACGAATCAAATACTCCTCAAGAATTTGGACATGATATGGGGGCGAGTGTTTCTCTGGCTGTATTTTTATCATGGAGTGTATAAACAAAGAGATCGTGATTGGATTTTGAATCGATTAGATTGATCAACTTGTTTGATATCTTCTTAATTATTTGTTAACTTTTTGATATTATGTTTCCTAATATCGGGCAAATTGAACAGTTGTCTCGTATTCGATGCGGATTTACATATTCGGATATTCTCCATTAATATGTATTCTTTATATATTCACAAGAGAGTGAACGTCTTTTaccattattatattttacattCGTACTAAGCGCGGCGAAATATgatagttttaattaattaaaagaaagggGTTTTATCAGTGAAATGGCTACCGAAAATTGTTAAAAGATTAGCTTTTGGGGGACCATCAATGTTCATTATCTATATGGACCATGCTTGGATTTAATCGACTGAAAACTCAGTAATTcctaaatacaaaatatttattttgtaaacaatagcttttcattttgtacaaaaactttttgtaGAATTACGTACAAAAGATTTTtgtataaaattcaaaaaactcTAGTATAATAAGagtaaatattttgtacttgGACAGTCGACTGAAAATTTCGTGATTGGTCCCAAGAATTTtcctatctatatattaatagttttttttaatgaaaaagataGTCTAGTGTTCAAACGATTTAGCACTTCTCATTTGTTATTCCACATAATTGATTCAGTCGGTTtgatatgatatgagcaattaaattgattcccttttttttttttttgctagtTTGAGCCTAAAACCTTAGTCATAACCATATAAAGTGAAAGGACTTTCTTTCGAACGAGTGATATTTATGGATGTAAGTCACATGAAAGTTTGGCTGCACCTTTTGACATATGGAAGGGAAATTtacaatatatacaaatatcaATATGATACTTTGCCTTTTCATTAAGGATTTAAGTTGGGCTGATCTCACCTGCATACACTAATGAAAAATGATAGTATAATGTACATACGTGCATGTATCTAGAAAATATTTGCTGCTTTATAAGGttgaaaaactcaaaatagGTTAGGTTTATGCATTTCAGGGCTCACttgaaataatttctttcttgTAATCAATGATCAATGAGATAATGCGCGGTTAATAACAGTCAAGAAGTTAGGTTTTGAGTGTTAATTCTGTCATAGATATTGCTCTTGCAGGCAGCAACACATTACCATGCCTCATATCTTATCTTCTTCACATTTAATGATTTTGCTTTAGTTAGTGTTTGATAAATGATGATAATGACCTGCACACTTATTAAGTCATTATCATATGCCCACTCATTCATGTTCGAGCCACGTAATTCCAAATCGGTTTTCTTCCGATGTATACCTTCAACTACAGTGCATGTTACTGTTTTGATTCGGTATTCAGCCATATCTTTCGATAATTAATTAGGAACCGAAAAAGGAACGAGTCGAGGAATCAATTCGAGACATAAGTTGGGTTCTATTATCACAGTGTTTGTTTTTTGATTAAGATAAGACGACTACTAGTTTCATTCGAGCTTTCTTATAAAGCATTTGGGATCTCTAGTTTTTCTTACACatgatatattgaaaaatcTGAGTTGGTtctgatctctctctctctttttgggGCCAAAAAATCTAACAAAAAAAGTACTTTAATCTCTAAAATCTTTAAAAAGAATTGTTCAAAATCTATGATTTCTTTTTGGATGAGGTATCATGTCCTATTGACAAGAACTAGTTTTTATTTAGATGTCGACTTGATCTGATCATGAAATAGATTGATCGTTTGTCCATTGCGCCTTGCGGTGGAATCCGTGaatgtaaaattttctttggaaagtatgtgtttgatttttgaattgagattttaattaaactcaactcaattttaaaaataaaaagataaaaaataattataaatgttgaaaaatatataatatgtgagaatatatgtttgtatgtatatataaatataaagtaGATAgagaaatttaatattaaaaattaattataaaataattaaaaaatta
Above is a window of Punica granatum isolate Tunisia-2019 chromosome 7, ASM765513v2, whole genome shotgun sequence DNA encoding:
- the LOC116214463 gene encoding UDP-glycosyltransferase 13-like codes for the protein MSRTVTHLDSMSAPHVALLPSSGMGHLMPFLRLAAALLAKEVRVMLITAHPMVSEAENEALSSFLSAFDKVTSERLDLLRIDPEQSMATDDPFYRHIDLIRCSSHLLSPLLSSASPPLSAIMTDMSLVSAVLPVTRALAIPNYVLFTSSARMLTLFVSSHRIFNWKVMAEETDEVQIPGQEPMPIRWIPSSFLQDENDFLRNYLVENGRSMMESEGILINTFEDFEHDTLKALNDGKVISTLPQLIPIGPLPPLDHETGIGLAWLDDQLSQSVVYVSFGSRTAISRNQMRELGEGLLSSGFRFLWVVKDKKVDRDDGEELDMVVGRELMTRLRERGLVMKSWVAQNEILRHHAIGGFVTHCGWNSIVEAIWNGVPILAWPQHGDQKINSSLVLRSGIGIWEERWGWPITEPAVKAEKIAARIKEMMCNELLRSRARAMKEAARNAIAIDGSSTKGLMELIGLWKNEGT
- the LOC116214970 gene encoding LOW QUALITY PROTEIN: probable mitochondrial saccharopine dehydrogenase-like oxidoreductase At5g39410 (The sequence of the model RefSeq protein was modified relative to this genomic sequence to represent the inferred CDS: inserted 1 base in 1 codon), with translation MAESPVSFDMIILGASGFTGKYVVREALKFLNAPSSPLKSLXLAGRSPAKLTGALEWAARPGPPPPGIAILTAEVTDPESLRRLCSQTKLILDCVGPFRLYGEPVVAACVETGCDYLDICGEPEFMEQMEAKYHEKAVQTSSLVISACGFDSVPAELGLMFNSRQWGEPAVVNRVEAYLSLESDKKIVGNFGTFESAVLGVANVDKLQELRRSRPRRARPVIPGPPPPKGPTIEHQQKIGLWAVKLPSADSVVVRRTLSILIENPQGLPGAKESSEHRNRRKDFWSTVKPAHFGVKIGVKSLLGILRISTVGIFIGILGRTAFGRWLLLKFPSVFSLGWFRKAGPSEDEVSSASFKMWFIGQGYSNRDLASESNRKPDTEIITRVMGPEIGYLTTPIILLQCGLILLSQRENLPGGGIFPPGIVFGPTDLQERLQKNGMSFDIISKSSLTAE